The following DNA comes from Streptomyces globosus.
GGCTGCGGTTCGCCTACCGGGACCGGGACGGCGCGCACACGAAGCGGCTGGTGGAGCCGTACCGGCTGGTGAGCACGGGCAGCCGCTGGTATCTGGTGGCGTACGACCTGGAGCGGGACGACTGGCGGACCTTCCGGGTGGACCGGGTCGCCGACCCGTTCCCGACGGGGGCCCGCTTCACGCCGCGCGAGCTGCCGATGGACGCCGTGGACTTCGTACGGCGGGGGCTGCGGGGGCGGGAGACGTACGAGGTGGAGGTCTCCTTCGGGGTGCCGGCGCAGGAGCTGCCGCAGTGGCTTCAGACGCACGCCGAGGTCTCCCCTGAGCCCGGGGACGCCGGGCGCTGCCGGGCGCGGTTCGAGAGCGGGGACGCCGCGGAGTGGGTCGCGGCGCGGCTGGCCCTGACGGGACTGCCCTTCACGGTGCACGGGCCGGCCTCCCTCGCGGCGGCCGCCCGCGGCCTCGCCGACCGGCTGGCGGCGGGGGCGGGGACGGGTCAGGAGCGGCGCGGGACCACCAGGCCGGACGCGTAGGCGAAGACGACGAGCAGCCGGGGTACGGCCCGGACAGCCCCGATCCCGGCTGCACGTCGGCCGGCCGGCCCTGGCCCGCGCGGCTTCCCGGTCGGGCGCAGGGTGCGGCGCCGCCCCCGGCGGGCCGGGGGCGGGGGTGCGGCGCGGCGGGGGCGTCAGGCCACGGCGTCGAAGCCGGTGTCGTGGGCCATGCGCTTCAGCTCCAGGAGGGCGTGCTTCTCGATCTGGCGGATTCGCTCGCGGGTCAGGCCGTGCTGCTTGCCGACCTCCGTCAGGGTCCGCTCGCGGCCGTCGTCTATGCCGTACCGCATCTTGATGATCGACGCCGTGCGCTGGTCGAGCTTGCCCAGCAGGTCCTCCAGCTCCTCGCTGCGCAGCAGGGAGAGGACGGACTGCTCGGGGGAGATGGCGGAGGTGTCCTCCAGGAGGTCGCCGAACTGGGTCTCGCCCTCGTCGTCCACGGACATGTTCAGGCTGACCGGGTCCCGGGCCCAGTCCAGGACGTCGCCGACGCGCTTCTCGGTCGTGTCCAGCTCGGCGGCGATCTCCGCGTGCTCCGGGTCGCGGCCGTTCTCCCGGTTGAACTCCCGCTGGACACGGCGGATCCGGCCGAGCTCCTCGACGAGGTGGACGGGCAGGCGGATGGTGCGGGACTGGTCGGCGATGGAGCGGGTGATGGCCTGGCGGATCCACCACGTCGCGTACGTGGAGAACTTGAAGCCCTTGGTGTAGTCGAACTTCTCCACGGCGCGCACCAGGCCGGCGTTGCCCTCCTGGATCAGGTCGAGGAGGGGCAGGCCGCTGCGCGGGTAGCGGCGGGCGACGGCGACGACGAGGCGCAGGTTGGAGCGGATGAAGACCTCCTTGGCGCGCTCGCCCTCGGCGACGAGGGCCTCCAGCTCCTCGCGGGAGGGGCCGGCGCCCTTGCGCTCCACGCCGCCTTCGAGGATCTCCCGCGCGTACACGCCGGCCTCGATGATCTGCGAGAGCTCCACTTCCTTGGCCGCGTCGAGCAGCGGGGTGCGCGCGATCTCGTCCAGGTACATGCCGACCAGGTCGCGGTCGGCGATCTCCCCGCCCGCTGCGCGGGCACTGCCCGTGGACTCGTTGCGGGCGACGGCGCGGGTTGCCATGCGTGCTCCCTTGCAAAGTGTTAGGTCGCGGTGCGGCTGCTGGAACGCGGCTGCGCGTCCCCGGACACTCTCCCGAGTGCCCGCTTCCGATGGAAACAACGACTGGAATCGGGACAGAATTCCCACGCCGGTCGATGTTTTTCGCGATCTTGCAGTATCCTGCCCCGCCGCCCTGCCCAGAGCAGGCTCGGCGGCGTTTCCGGATCGCGAAGAGATGCAGGTCAGAGCGGGGGCGGGGACCGTCGGGGCGGCGCTGCACCGGGTCGTTGCCCCCGCTCCTGGAGACGCCGTCCGGGCCCGTCCGGTTGCCCCGCGCCCGCCGAACACCCGGGGCGGCAGCCGACCGGGCTCAGCCGAACTGGACGGAGCGCTTCGACAGGCCCATCCAGAAGCCGTCCACCGTGTCCGAGCGGCGGCCGAGGTCGCCGGCGGCGTCCGCGGCACCGAGGGTGACGAAGAGGGGCGCGAAGTGCTCCGTGCGCGGGTGGGCCAGGCGGCCGGCCGGAGCCTTGGCCTCGAAGTCGAGCAGGGCGTCGACGTCGCCTGCGTCGAGGGCCTCCCGGCCCCATGCGTCGAACTCCGCCGACCAGGCGGGGACGCCGGGCCCGGTGTGCCGGAGCGCGGCCAGGTTGTGGGTGAAGAAGCCGCTGCCGACGATCAGGACGCCCTCGTCGCGCAGCGGGGCGAGCCGGCGGCCGATCTCCATCAGCCGCCCGGGGTCCAGGGTCGGCATGGAGGCCTGGAGGACCGGTATGTCGGCGTCGGGGTACATCTCGACGAGGGGGACGTACGCGCCGTGGTCGAGGCCGCGGTCCGGGGCGTCCTGGACCGGCATGCCGGGGGCGTGCAGCAGCGCCCGTACGGACGCGGCGAGATCCGGGGCGCCGGGGGCCCCGTAGCGGACCCGGTAGTAGTGCTCGGGGAAGCCCCAGAAGTCGTACACGAGCGGGACGGTCTCGGTGGCGCCGAGCGCCAGCGGGGCCTCCTCCCAGTGGGCGGAGACCACGAGGACGGCGCGCGGGCGCGGCAGGGCGGCAGACCAGGCGGCCAGCTCGGCCGGCCAGAGCGGGTCGTCGGCCAGGGGCGGGGCGCCGTGGCTGAGGTACAGGGCCGGCATGCGGGCGGGGGCCGGGTCCTGGGCCGGGGCGGCGGCGGGGTGCGGGGTGGCGGTCACGGCGGTGCTCCTCGTTCGCGGGCGCGGGGCCGGGGACAAGGACAAGGCTGGACAGGACGAACCCCGCGTCGTTCAAATTTGAACAACGCGGGGCCGTCGGTCATTCCCGGGGCACCCAGGCGCCCGTCAGTGGGCGATCACCGGAACCTTGACCTCCGCGTCGGCGCCGCGGCCGGAACCGGAGGCGACCGGGCCGCCGGCGCCGGGACGACCGGTGTTGATCAGCGCCAGTGCCACGGCCGCGCTCGCGGCGAGGATGCCCACCGCCCACCAGATGGCGGCCGCGTAGCCCTCCACCATGGCCTGCGCCTGGACCAGCCCGGCCGCGGCCCCGCCCGCGGCGGCCTCGCCCGCATGGTCCACGAGGTACGCGGTCGTCGCCGACGCGGCGATGGTGTTCAGCAGGGCGGTGCCGATCGCGCCGCCCACCTGCTGCGAGGTGTTGACCATGGCGGAGGCGACACCCGCGTCGGCCGCGGCCACACCGTGCGTGGACAGCGACATCGCCGGCATGAACGCGGTGCCCATGCCCAGGCCCAGCAGCAGCTGCGCCGGCAGGATCAGCCCGGTGTACGAGGAGTCGACCTCCAGCTGTGTCAGCAGCAGCATGCCGGTCGCGGCGACGAGGAAGCCGGGGCCCATCAGCAGCCGCGGCGGGACGCGGTTCATCAGGCGGGCGCCGATCTGCGTGGAGCCCGTGATCATGCCGGCGATCATCGGCAGGAACGCGAAGCCGGTCTTCACCGGCGAGTACCCCTTCACGACCTGCAGGTAGTAGGTGAGGAAGAGGAACAGCCCGAACATCGCGATGACGGCCAGGCCCAGCGAGAGGTAGACGCCGCCGCGGTTGCGCTCCAGCAGGACGCGCAGCGGCAGCAGCGGGGACTTCACCCGCGCCTCGACCAGGACGAACGCGCCGAGCAGCACCACCGACGCCACGAACATGCGGATCGTCCACGCGTCCGACCAGCCGGCCGACTCGGCGCGCGTGAACCCGTACACGAGCACGACCAGGCCGAGCGTGGACACCAGGACACCCGGCAGGTCCAGCGGGGCCCGGTTGCGGCCGCCGGCGGGCTCCCGCACGACGAGCCAGGCGCCCACGGCCGCGACGACGGCGAACGGGATGTTCACGAAGAACGTCCAGCGCCAGTCCAGGTACTCGGTGAGGAACCCGCCGAGGATCAGGCCGACCGCGCCGCCGCCGCCCGCGATCGCGCCGTAGATGCCGAACGCCTTGGCCCGCTCGGCGCCGTCGGTGAACATCACGGCGAGCAGCGAGAGCGCGGCCGGGGCGAGCAGCGCGCCGAAGGCGCCCTGGAGGGCGCGGGCGCCGAGCATCATCGCCTCGCCGGTGGCGGCGCCGCCGAGCGCGGAGGCCAGGGCGAAGCCGATCAGTCCGACGACGAAGGCGTTGCGGCGGCCCCACTTGTCGGCGATGCGGCCGCCGAAGAGCAGCAGTCCGCCGAAGGCGAGCGCGTAGGCGGTGATGACCCACTGGCGGTTGCCGTCGGAGATGCCGAGGTCGGCCTGGGCGGAGGGCAGCGCGATGTTCACGATCGTCGCGTCGAGGACGACCATCAGCTGCGCCAGCGCGATGAAGACGAGCGCCTTCCAGCGGTTGGGATCGGGGGCCGCCGCCCCGAGCGGATCGGCGGTGTCGGCTGTTTTCGGCATGGGGGTACCCACTTCGGTGTACGGAATGGCGGAAATGATGAAACAAGCGGCTTTTGTGACGCTAGCGGGCCGGAGCCTGCGGCGTCACTCGGTTTTCTGCCTGAGGTCCTCGAACGTCGCGGGGGCGCCAGGGAGTTCGGAGGCCCCCGGGGCGCGCAGCCCGTCGAGGAAGATCTGGAGGTGGCGGTGGACGAAGGCGTCCACGCTGACGCAGGAGGCGTCCGGCAGGGGGCGGCTGAGCTGGGACAGCGCGACCATCAGGTCGCCGGGACCGACGTCGCCGCGGACGAGACCCGCACGCCGCCCGGCGTCCATCAGGGACGCGACGGCCTCGGTCAACATGCCGTTGGCGGCGAGGAGTTCGGGGTGCTCGCGGTCGAAGCCACTGCCGAGCATGGCGCACAGGGCGCCGATCCGCTCGTCGGCGGCGGTGTGCGTGAAGCGGCACAGCGCGGCGAACGCGTCGGGCTCCTCGGCGAGCGCGTTGCGCACCTCGGCCGTGACCCGGCCCATCACGAACAGCACGACGTGGTGGACGAGTTCGGCCCGGTCGGGGAAGTGCCGGTAGAGGGTGGCGTTGCCGACGCCCGCCCGGCGGGCGACCTCGTCGAACGGGGCCCCCGAGCCCAGCTCCACGAACACCTCCCGCGCCGCGGTGAGGATCCGCTCCCGGTTGCGCACGGCATCCGCGCGCGGACGGGGAGCGCGCGCGGGCGCGTCGGCGGAGACGGCGGTGCGCTGCATCAGGGGCCTTCCTCGAACGGCTCCGCCCGCCCGCGGGGGGCGGCGTACGAACACCTGGGCACCGGCACCCGCGAACCGGGAGAACCGAAACGGGGACCGGATCCCCGTTTGGGGGACACGAGTGCAAACGGGGATCCGCTCCCCGGTTATTTCACCCTCCCGTGTGAGCCGCACCACACGGCTGTTCCCGTTCGGCCGCACCCGGCGCGCGGGCCCGGCGCGCCCGGCGGAGGGTGAGCGCACGGAGTGCAGCACGGGCCCGGCCGGCTGCCGCGGAGCGGAAGGCGATCCCCATGGCGCAGACCCGCCACCGGATACGCAGACCCCACCGCGCCGGCGCCTACATCGGCCTGACCGCCCTCGCCCTCGGCATCACCGCGACCGCCAGCAGCGGGATCTCCGGCCGCCACCACTCGGCGTCCGGGCCGACGGCGGCGACCGCGGAGTCGGCTCTGGCCCCGTGCCGGATCAGCGGCGCGCCGGGCGTCCAGATGTCGGAGGGGCTGCCGACGCCGCCCGGGTACTCCCGCTCGACCGGCGAGGTCCGCGCCCTCAACCTGATGATCGACTTCCCGGACGCCAAGGGCGAGGGCACGGCGCTGGACCGGATGGCGGAGTTCTTCCCGCAGACCTCCGACTGGTTCCGCACCAGCTCCTACGGCCGGCTCACCTACCGCCCCGAGGCGCCGGTGAAGAGCTGGCTGAGGATGCCGATGCCGTTCGCCGCGTACGGGATCGGGCGCGGGTCCCCGTACGAGCCCGGGTACCGGCAGCTCGTCGAGCACATCGTGAGCGCGGCCGACCCGGAGGTGGACTTCAGCCGGTACGACCTGGTGAACATCCTGGTCACGCCGAACGCGGGCCCGTCGGCGCTCGACACGGTGCTGTCGGTGACGTTCTCCGGCAACGGGGACGCGCCGGTCGCGGACGGCGTGCCGCTGGCGAACACGTCGTTCGTCTACAGCCGGCAGGACGACGGCTCCGGCACCTACCGGGAGACCGGCTACCGGGTCCTGCCGCACGAGAACGGGCACGTCTTCGGCCTGCCCGACCTGTACACGGCCGACGGCGGCGGCGCGGTCGGGCACTGGGACATCATGAGCGAGGACTGGGGCTCCAACAACGACCTGCTGGGCTGGCACAAGTGGAAGCTCGGCTGGCTGGACGGCTCGCAGATCAGCTGCGCGTCGAAGCCCGGCACGAGCGACCACGTGCTGACGCCGCTGGCGGTCGGGGGAGGCGTGAAGCTGGCCTTCGTCCCGCTGTCGGCGACCACGGGGTACGCGGTGGAGGTCCGCACGCAGGCGGGCAACGACGAGACGGTGTGCAAGCCGGGCGTACTGGTCTACAAGGTCGACTCGGAGGTGGACACGGGGCGGGGCCCGGTCACGGTGGTCGACAGCGCGGTCGGCAGCGGCGGCTGCACACGCCGGCCGAACGTCCACGGGGAGCTGTCGGACGCCCCGTACCGGCCGGGCGAGACGTTCACGGACGAGGAGGAGGGCATCAGCATCTCGGTGGTCGGCGAACTGCGCGACGGCAGCTTCCAGGTCCGCATCGCGCGGCCGTGACCCCGGGCGGGGGCTGCCGCCGGGACCCGGTAGTCTGATCTTGACTGTTTGAACAAGTTCAAGAACTACTGGGGGGCCGGTGCACCGTCACCGCATCATGATCTCCGCCGCGGCCGCCGCGGCAGCCGTGGGCCTCGTACCGGCCACGGTGCAGGCGGCGGAGCCGACGCCGCCGGCTGCGGCCACGGGGAAGGCCGGGGCCGCAGAGAAGGCCGGGGCCGCAGGTAAGGCCGACGCGGCACGGGCCGAGCTGCGCAAGTCGCCGTTCTTCAGCCCGGCCGAGCGCTCCGTCGCCGCCAAGGGGCAGTCCGGCGGCAAGGCGTCGGCGCAGGGGGGCGCGAACGCGGCGGCGGGCGACCCGTACCTGTCCGTCGAGATGGGCGCGAGCCACACCACGGCGCGGGGGATCATGCTCACCGCGTACGTAATGATCATCAGCGACCTGCCGACCGGGGCCCTCGTGAACGTCGACTGGGGCGACGGCAACAAGGAGACGGAGGTCGTCCTCTCCGACGCCGCCTACCCCTTCCTCCACCTGAACCACACGTACGCGGAAGTCGGCGCCCACAAGGTCACCCTCACCGCGGAGGACATCCGCAGCGGCCTGAAGACGACGAACACCCTCGACGTCGTCGTGGCCGGCTCCGAGTTCACCCCGCACGCCCCGACCCGGCTGCTGGACACCCGCGACGGCACCGGCGCGGCGGGCGCCCGGCCCGTCCCCGCGTACGGGACGACCCGCGTGAAGGTCGCCGGCACCCGCGGCATCCCGGCCGGCGTGTCCGCCGTGGCGCTCAACCTCACGGCCACCAACACCAGGGCCGCCGGGCACGTCAGCGCGTACGCCGCGGGCACCGACCGCCCGGCCACGTCGAACCTCAACTTCGCGGCGGGGCAGACCGTCCCGAACCTGGCGGTCGTCCCGGTGAGCGAGGACGGCCACATCGAACTGTCCAACCACAGCGACGGCACCACGGACCTGCTCGCGGACGTCACCGGCTACTTCACCCGCTCCGCGGCAGCCGGCTACACCTCGCTCGCCCCGACGCGCCTCGTCGACACCCGCGAGGGGCTGGGCGCGGCACGGGGCCCGGCCGCCGGCCAGTCGACGTTCGCCGTGCAGATCGCGGGCGCGGGCGGCGTCCCGCCGAAGGGCGTCACGGCGGTGGCCCTGAACGTCACGGTGACCGACCCGCGGGAGGCGGGCCACCTGACGCTCTTCCCGAGCGGGCAGCAGGCGCCGGCCACGTCGAACCTCAACTTCACGGCCGGGCAGACCGTCGCCAACTCGGTGATCGTCCCGGTCGGCCCCGACGGCCGGATCGAGATCCGCAACGGCTCCTGGGGCGGGGCCGACGTGATCGTGGACGTCGTCGGCCACTACAGCGCCGACGGCAAGGCCGCCTACCTGCCGGTCACGCCGACCCGCCTGCACGACTCCCGCGAGTGGTGGCAGGTCAAGTCCTTCGACTTCCTGCACCAGCGGATCCCGGCGGGCAAGTCGGCACCGGAGGCGGCCGTGGTGAACGCGACGGTGACCAACACCACCGGCAGCGGCCACCTTTCGATCGCCCCGGACCCGAACACCCGGCTGCAGTACGACCAGGGCACGGCGACCACCCCGCAGCCCCCGCAGTCCTCGAACCTGAACTGGACGAAGGGCGCGACGGTCTCGAACCTCGCCCAGACGGGCACGGGCCCCGACGGCATCGTCGACTTCTGGAACCGCAGCTGGGAGCCGGTCGACCTGGTCGTCGACCTCTTCGGCATCTACGACAGGCGCTGACCCCCGGGGTCCGCGAACGCGCCGGCCAGGAGATATCCGGCACGTTCGCGGGCCCCGACCAAGATCTCCCGGTACGCACCGCACCCCACCCGCTACACTTGCGCCGGTGGCCAGGTCCTCACGGACCGCGTCCACGAGCACGCCTTCGTAGCTCAGGGGATAGAGCACCGCTCTCCTAAAGCGGGTGTCGCAGGTTCGAATCCTGCCGGGGGCACAACGCGTTACCGCTCTGACCTGGGATTACTCCCCCAGGGAGGGCTCCTGCTCGGCCTCGGACTCCTCGTCCGGGGCCGTTTGCGTGAGCGGAGGACGGCATCCCACGCGTATCCGGCATCTCAGGAGGACCACGCCGCGAGGAGTTCCGCCGGGCCGTACGCAGCGTCGAGCCCCGCGCAGTCGGTCCCGCTGCGCGAGACAGCGATGACAGGCACGGGAGCATCCGTGAGCGCGGCACGGTGTCGGTGCAGCGCCGCGAGATCGTGCCGGTCGAACGGGGAGTTCTCCAGCCACTTCACCGAGCCGACGAACAACAGCTCCTTGGCGATAGGCGCGCGGTCCGCTCCCACGATGTCGATCTCCACATCGTTGGTGCGGGTCCAGTAACCGCCGATGGCGGGGGCAGCCGGGAGGTTCGCATCGGGAAGCAGCCGTGCCAGCGCGTCGCGCACCAGAGGTTCAATGGCCCTGCCACGCCAGCTGGTCCAGTTTTCACGGATGCGCTGCAGCGTCAGGTCACCCCGGCCCCGCTCGATCTCCTCCATCGCCGGACCCAGGAGCTTCAGCCAGAAGCGGAGGTAGGGATCCGCGACCCGGTAGCGGCGATCCTTCGAAGGCCGCGTGGACACGGGAAGCTCTGCCGCGATCACCCGCTTGTCCGCGAGAATCCCCAGCGACCGCTGTAGCGGGGTCGCCCCGATCCCGCCGGCGGCGCGGGCAATGTTGGAGAACGTCCGCTCACCGCTGCCGATCGCCGAGAGGACGGTGCGTGCCTGGACCTGCTGGGGGAACTCCGCTGCAAGTGAGCGCTCCGCCGACACCAGCAAGGCCGAGACCGGATCACTGAGCGCCGCCTGCAGGAACTCCCACATCCCGGCGCCGTGCGTCCACTCCGCACAGATCAGAGGCAGTCCACCGGTGATCAAGGCCGCATCGAAGGCCGAGGCAGGATCGAGGCCGAGCATCTCGCCCACCTCCGCCGGGTTGAGCGGACCCAGAACCATCTCCCGTCCACGCTGATGGAACGGGCGTCCATAGCTGTTCAGCGCCTCCATCATCGACAGGTCGGAACCGATGAGAACCAGCAGAACCGGCTTCTTCTCCAGCACTCGGTCCCAGGCCCGCTGGAGCATGCCTTCGAAGGCGCCTTCCGCATCCATCAGATAGGGCACCTCGTCCATGACCACCACGCTCGCCCGGTCGTGCGGAAGGGCCGCCGCCAGCACGTCGAAGGCCGCATCCCAACTCGCCGGGCGGGCCGCGGACAGCAGATTCGCCAGCGGAAGGCTGGACACGTGCGCATCCTGGCTGAACCGCTCCAGGTCAGCCCCCGGCGACGCCCCCGTGGCGGCATAGAAGAGGAACGGCGCACCGGACCTCTCGGCGAACCGCTCCACCAACCGCGACTTGCCCACCCGGCGGCGCCCTCGAAGCATCACGCACCGCCCCGGCCGCTCCCCACCGACCCCGGCGGCCACCTTGCCCAGCTCGCGATCCAGCGTCTCGAGCTCGTGCCGCCTGCCCACGAAATCTGCCATGCCGCGCCTCCCCAGCATCGCCGATGCCAAAGTTACTAACACTGTAGTTAGCAACATTAGCGTTAGTTGCAGGCTCTTCGGGGAGGTACCGCGCGGTGCCGATCACGCCGAACGGCGGCCGTCGTGCACGTGCGCCCCCCTGGGGGCGGGCACGAGGAAGCCCTTCCGGGCCCCGGGGGCGGGGCCGGAAGGGTCAGGGGTGGGCGGCGGCTAGCTCAGGCCCCTTGTGCGTTCGCCTATGCGGTCGCCTACCGGGGCGCCTGCGCGCTTCAGGTCCGCCTTCGTGTGTGCGCCGCCCTTGACCTTGCTGCGTACGGGGCCGGCAAAGCCGTGGCCCTTGGAGGGGGGCGGTCCGGGCGGCTCCTGGCCCTTCGCGGCGCGCCGGAGGTCCTGGTTCTGCTCTTTGCTCATCCCGTCGTCAACTCCTCGGGAAGCACCCAATCGGACTATTGGGATCGTATGCACATATGGCGCGGTGTGCACCTTCCGGGGGCGTCAGCGGGTGGTCGGCTCCGCCGGGCCCGCGGGGTCGGGGACGAGGCCCGCCGGGCAGGGCGTGCCCCGGGGCAGCTGGTACTTCGCCGCGATCCGGTACTCCCCCGGCGCCGGGGCCAGGAGCTCCGTCCACACGTCGCCCGCGGCGTCCGCCTCGGCCTTGAACAGGCAGCCGGCCGTGTTCGCGTACCCCTGCGGCGGCGGCACCGGGCGCCCCTCGGCGTCGACGAGCCCGAGCCAGGGCGAGTGCGGGATCCGGACCAGGACCCGTCCGGGGGCCTTCACGTCGACCACCAGCCGGTCCGCGCCCGCCCGGACCACCGAGGCCGGCCCGGACACCAGTTCCGTCGGCCGGGTGACGCGGAAGAGCTGCCAGTTCGCGTCGCCCCACACCCGCTCCAGGTACGGCAGCCCACCGGCGACGAGCCGGGCCTCCGCCTCGCCGCCCGAGTCGGGTTTGTCCGCCGGCAGCACCACGTAGTGGACGGCCCACCGCTCCAGCCACTCCCGGTAGCTGTCCGCGGTCAGCGTGTCGTCGTAGAAGAGCGGGTTGCGCTCCAGGTCCGCCTGCCGGTTCCAGCCGCGCGCGAGGTTCACGTACGCCGGGAACGCCGACGACTCCCGGTGGCTGCTCGCCGGCACCACCTCGACGCGCCCCCGGTCCGCGCCCGCCTTCTGCAGCTGGTCGACCAGCGGGGCGAGCTCCCGGTTCCAGGCGGCCACGGGGGTGGTGCGCACGATGTCGGTGACGCTGTTCACGGTGATCCACACGGTCACCCCGGTGAACGCCGCCACCAGCGCCCGCCGGCGGCGCGTGCCCGCGGCCGCGTACGGGACGGCCGCCAGGAGGACGGCCCCGCCGAAGAGCATGGCGAGGCGGGTGACGTTCGAGCCGACCTGCGAGTCGATCGCCCAGGTCAGGAAGACGCCGAGGACGTACACCGCCGCGGCGGCCCGGACCGTCTTCCACCGCTTCGGTACGAGGAGGGCGACGGCCAGCCCCGTCGCGAACGGCAGCCACGCCGAGCCGATCTTCATGGGCTGCGTCCCGGAGAAGGGGAACAGCCAGGCCGACAGCCCGACGACCGCCACCGGGGCCAGGCCGAGGGCGTACGCGCCCGGCCGCCGGCGGCTCAGGAACAGCGCGGCCGCGACGACCCCGAGGAAGAGGCCCGCGACGGGGCTGGAAGCGGTCGCGAGCCCGGCCAGCGGCGCCGCGACCGCGGCCTTCGCCCAGCGGCGGCGGGCCCAGCGGCGGGGCCAGCAGAAGACGGCCGCGACGGCGCCCAGCGCGAACATCGCACCCAGCCCGAAGGTGACCCGCCCGGACAGGGCGTTGCAGAAGAGGCCGTACACCCCGGCGAGGGCCGGCCACAGCGGCTCGCGCACGGCGCCGCGGCAGCGGGTCAGGATCAGCGCGAGCAGTCCGGCGGAGACGGTGCCGGCGACCATCATCGTCGTCCGCACACCAATCATGTACATGACGTACGGCGACACGACGCTGTACGAGACGGGGTGCATGCCCCCGTACCACGCCAGGTTGTACGCCGAGTCCGGATGGCGGCCCACGAACTCGGCCCATGCGTCCTGCGCGGCGAGGTCGCCGCCGCTGTTGGCGAAGGCGTAGAACCAGACGACGTGGAGCAGGGCCGCCACCGCCGTGGACACCGCCACCGGGTGCCGCCGGGCCGCGGCGAGCGCGCGGGCGGCAGGCCCCCCGCCGCCGGCACCGCCCCGGGCACCACCCGCCGTACGCGCCGGCCCGGCGGCGGCCGGCGCGGGCGCGCCCCGGCCCTCGGTCTGCTCCTGCTCAGCGGTGGTCACTGGTCGCTCACTGCCCTACTCCCCAGCCCTGGGGTCCACTCCGACGCGTCCCGGCCGCCCGTCCCGGTCGCCCGTCCCGGCTACTGGACGCACACCGGCGCCCCGGGGTTGCCCCCGAGGCGCCGGTCCATGGTCTCCGGTGCGGCCGCGGTCAGCCGATCCGGGTCAGCTTGCTGCCGATTCCCGGCGCAGCCAGGTCGTTCTTCAGGATCACGGGAACCTTCACCTGGCTG
Coding sequences within:
- a CDS encoding MFS transporter; its protein translation is MTTAEQEQTEGRGAPAPAAAGPARTAGGARGGAGGGGPAARALAAARRHPVAVSTAVAALLHVVWFYAFANSGGDLAAQDAWAEFVGRHPDSAYNLAWYGGMHPVSYSVVSPYVMYMIGVRTTMMVAGTVSAGLLALILTRCRGAVREPLWPALAGVYGLFCNALSGRVTFGLGAMFALGAVAAVFCWPRRWARRRWAKAAVAAPLAGLATASSPVAGLFLGVVAAALFLSRRRPGAYALGLAPVAVVGLSAWLFPFSGTQPMKIGSAWLPFATGLAVALLVPKRWKTVRAAAAVYVLGVFLTWAIDSQVGSNVTRLAMLFGGAVLLAAVPYAAAGTRRRRALVAAFTGVTVWITVNSVTDIVRTTPVAAWNRELAPLVDQLQKAGADRGRVEVVPASSHRESSAFPAYVNLARGWNRQADLERNPLFYDDTLTADSYREWLERWAVHYVVLPADKPDSGGEAEARLVAGGLPYLERVWGDANWQLFRVTRPTELVSGPASVVRAGADRLVVDVKAPGRVLVRIPHSPWLGLVDAEGRPVPPPQGYANTAGCLFKAEADAAGDVWTELLAPAPGEYRIAAKYQLPRGTPCPAGLVPDPAGPAEPTTR